In Mesoplodon densirostris isolate mMesDen1 chromosome 2, mMesDen1 primary haplotype, whole genome shotgun sequence, the DNA window CGGAGGTTTTGCAGACGTACTTGCAGTTCCCAAAGAGACAGTGGAAGTGGAACTTGTTGGCATACTTGCAGTCCGTTGCGAGGCAAGGATCGCTGGAATGAAACCACGGCCCAGAAGGTCATTGGCATTCCTGGTGCCCTCCCCGCCGGTGTCCTGACATTTGCTCATGTTGGGGTTCCGCTCCCCACTCCCCTGTGGTGTAATCAAGAGGAATGGCCCCTGGGCTGCCCTCCTGCTCAGCAGGATGATTCAGCCAGAGACTACAGATCCCAGCATGCAGTCTTGCCTTCTTTTTAGAGCTCTGATGGTGGCCGAAGGGACTGAGGTATGCAGGCTGCCCAGAGCACTGCATGCTGGGACACGTAGTTTCCGTGGCCACACCCCAGGATTACAGATAAGGATGGCTGCAATCACTTCATGGATATGAAAATGAGCGATGGTGCTGCCAGGCCTGGTTGATGTGGCATGGGCAGTGCCCTGGCTGTGGCCAACTGACAGGGTGCAGATGGGTGGGCAGCCCTACCAGGAGGCTTTGCCACCACGGGGCCTCGGCCAGTGGGAACGTGTGCCTGGCTTCAGGTCCTGCTGAGGCTCAGCTGCTGGGGCTTCCAGGGTCAGCTCGGGGCTCGGGGCTGCCACCCACTCAGAGAACCTCACAAGCCAGCTGAGTGGTGGGgcggctggggtggggaggggtgctggGAGAGCCCCCGTGGCTGGCCTGCCCCGAGCAGCAGCCCCGGCTCCAGAGCTCTGCCTTCCAGGCTCCAGGCAGGTGCGGAGGGGCTGCACCCGGCTTCTGCCCTGGCTGACAACACAGCCGCCCCCGACATCCACACTGGACCTGGGGTGGGAACTCCGACCAAGGCCAGGATGCTGAGAGGGCTGCCACTTTGGGGAGGCGAACAGaggaagggaagctgggaaagggGCAGAGAGGAGCGCAGGTCCCCTTCCACGCCGTGGGCCCAGCCCCAGGTGCTCAGAGAGGGAGGACAGCTGCCACTCAGGCGGTGTGTGTTCACGTccaatttattacttttattgaGAACAGGAAGCCGCACATATCATGATACAGAGTCACCGTTCTCGCCGCAGGGAGACACCACCATCCAGCAAGGAAGGGCCCTTCCACCCCTGAGAGCTCAGACCATTGTGCAGGTGTCGGGGGGTGGGCGCCAAGAGGAGAGGGCCTAGCCCCCTCGCCGCCCACCTGTGACTTTGCTTGCCCTGCAGAGACTCAGCCATGGGTGTGAGCCAGAGAAACCAACAAGGGGACCCGGAGGGAGACGCAGCCCGCCTTGCCGGGCGAGGACCACCACTCCCAGCCCACCCAGGCTGGTCCTCGCAGCGTCACCACTGGCCTCTCTGGAACAGTGGCCACTACCTCcaccatctccccccaccccggccacCTGCTCCGGGAACAGGCAGTGAGGTCTGAGCAGCAGCAACTTTGGCTAGAAGGACATCACCCCGTGACCATGTCCCAGGGAGGCTGGGGACAGCCAGGGCTACTGCAGGGGAAGGAGCAGCTGCCCTTACTAGCACCTACTCCCGAGACACACGGGGGACACAGGACTCCCGGCTCATCGAGGGACTCACTTCTCCTGGAACTGGAGGAATCCGGGTTTGACCTGGGGCTTGGCGTTTTCTAGAGAAGTCGTTGCCAAGGGCGAAGTGGGCAGGTGAGGCACTGACGCTGGAATCTGAGGCATCTGGGGTATGGTGGAAGCCAGCTGCTTCCAGGCGagcagggtggggctggagggcacGGCAGCCAGGCTGGGAGTGGGCCCCTCGAGAGAGGAAGCCGTGGCCGTGGTGATGGGAGGCGCTGGAGGGGATGAGGGGGCCAAGGAAGGTTTGGTCTCAGCAGCCGAGGTCGGGAAGGAAGCCTCCGCATTTCCTTTCACTGCTCCTCCCTCTGTCCGGAAGTGGAAGCTACGAGAGACAGGAGAGGGGTCtcaggtgggggaggagagagccCTTCCCTGGcacgcctgcctgcctgcctgcctgcctgcctacctACGTATGACCCCATCACAAGCCTAGGGGCCCAGTGTCCCCATCGCATCTTCAGTGCCAGGTGCCAGAGGCCTCCCACCAGGAGGGAAGGACTGAGAACACACTGCTTTGTCCTCTGATCTTGAACTTGGGCTCCTGGCTCTGCCCTAACTACACCTTCCTACTCGTGACCTTCCTGATGTGCTGTCCCTAGCTCCTCCCTACTCGGGAGGGGTTGCGTACAGCAGGTCCTGGCTCAAGAAGCCCGTCCTTCCGGAACCTGCTCCGACGTTTAAAGGGGGGGCTCTCAGACCAGCAGCTGGGGCTGCCTACGCAGTGAGAAGAGCCTGACCGGGGGCTTAGAGAGCGGTGAAGATCTGCTGTAAATGTTTACCAGTTCTGGGTTCAATTACAGTAGGCGGCTGGGCTTGCTGCTCAACGAATTGTAcaaattaatttcattatttttaggtCAAAGAGAATCTACAAATGCAGTACTGTGGCTTGGAAAAGCCTTCACTTAGGGTCCCTGCCGGGGTCAGAGCTGGGTCTCTCCAGCTGCCTCTGCAGGAGCATCTGTGGGAGGGAGGGCTGAGGGCTGCATGGGCCCGGCGGCGGGGAGAAGCAGCTCTTACTCGAGGCGGGGCCTGGGTGGGCTCAGAGGACCCGGCTGGGGGCTGAGCCAGTGGGAGATGAGGAAGCCTGCCTTTTGCCAGGCAGCACCTTCTGAGAAGCCAGCTCAGCTTCTGAGGTCTCGTGGGAACCGCACACAGGTCCTGCTTGGAAGGCTGCTAGAGGCCTGtgcaccccccagccccaccccggcCCACCCAGCCCCGAGCCAGGCTGGGACAAGTGGGGCTGGGTTTAAACGGGCCCCCGGACCCCCACTCACTTGGCGTGCTTGATGGCCCCGTCCAGGGTGCTGAAAAGCGCGCCGCACTCCTCCACCACGCAGTGGAAGTGGGCCTTGTGGAGGAAGTCACACTGGGCGTTGCAGAAGTCCTTGGTGCCAAACCTGGCAGAGGGGCCGGCTGCTCAGAGGAGACCCTGGCGCTCTGGCGAGGCTGGGGGAACAGCCTCGTGGGGGGAACACGTGCCCCCGGGACGAGTGGGTGtggcccttccctccccctttgcTCACACGGCAAGCCCCTCACCTGCGAAGGTAGACCTTCCAGGGCTCTGACAGCTTCTCCTGAACCAGCGCCTTCACGGCCTTGCCCAGGAAGGGCGAGGACTCCCCGGCGGGGCTCCCCTCCGCTTCTGTCTTGATGTTCAACAGGCCGCCGAGGCTGGGGTTGCCCTGAGACATCTGCGAGGAGGACAGGCCCGTGCTTCAGGCTGGGGACCTCAGGACACCTGGCCTGACTGCCCTGGGAGGCGTGGCAGCTCTGGGCCGCTCTGGCCTCTCCAAACTGACCAGAGCATCGTGGTGCTGGCAGCCGGGAGGAGAGGAGGCCCGACCCCACGCGGCTCTGGCTACGGAAGAGCCCTCACTGAACGGACGCTGCCGCGGGCGGCCTGCGGTGCTGCCCCGACCCCATGGAGCTGCCGGGGCTCTGCCACACAAACCCCGTGCTGCTCGGAGCCACCACTCAATCTGAGGCTGAGACTCAGGGCGCACACTCCAGCCCAGCTTTCCCCAGACTAAGCGGCTCCCTGGTTATTCTCCTGCCAGGTTTTCAAAAGAAGTGCAGGAGGAGGAGGCACAGggtcgggggcggggggtggtggggtggaaCCCACACGAATTCCTTGAGAACAAGAGAAGGACACAAAAGgaacagagagggagggaaggaggctcaCGGGGTGAGGCCGAGGCAGGCTCGCTGCTGCTGGcagaggagggggcgggggagccTGCGGAAAGGCTCGACCGACCCACGTGGGGTGTGGGTCTCCGACAGGAAGGAACAAGGGGGCGCAGGGAGCAGTGACCCAAGAACGGAAAAGGGGAGCAAGAGAGCGAGCAGGGGAGGGCGGAAGGCAGAGGGCATGCGCACCGACCCGGGCAGAGGCCAGTGGGAGGCCGTGGGCCCAGCAGGAACCCCACTCCGTGAGGTCCGGCCCGGGCCCAGCGCCCTCCTCAGTAGTCACTTGTGTACGGTAACCTAATTAATCTTGCCGTAGTCAAATTTATCATGTGAagggggaaaatatatttgcGATGATGTATAATTTACAAAGACcctgcattatttaaaataaatattctggaGCGACCTCTGCAGAAGGCGTCCGAGACCATTACTCAACCCGAAAAGTGGAAATTGATGCTTTGCTCCCACTTTGGTCTCCCCCTCCAcctctttaaacaaacaaaaaaatatataaaattaataaaattaataaccaagagTGAAAGAAGTTAGAGGGCTCCAGAAAAGCTTCTGGAGCCCTCcatctgaagggaaaaaaagggtgTCAGAGGCTGGAATATATTTCTTCAGCCAGTTCATTAAATTAATTTGTAAGCAGTGGCTCTGAAATTATATCCGATGAAAAATGGCCTCAAAATTTAAATGGTACAAACTCATCTTATTAGaggcaaaacattaaaaaacaaacacatcccccccacccccccagcacaGCTTTAATTTCTCTGGGTGGGGGAATGGGAGGCGTGTGATGGATGGTTCTTACCTTATTCATAAGCGAGGATAAAAGAGATGAATTTGCCGGGACTGCGTGGCCATTTGATTCATTACTGGAACACACAAACCAAGGGGCTTTAGCTCAGACAGTACGTGGGACCGGGCCCAGAGACTCACCCCTCCCAGCCGGCCCCTGGGGCTCTGGCCCCGCCTGCTACATCTGCCTGGACAGGAGGATGACCCCGTGTCAGGAAGGGTTGGCCCCTGACCCCATGGAGTCTGGCTCTGAGGGTGCTGTCCCCAGAGCCTCCTGCaggggggcagagctgggaggccTGGGCCTCGCCTCACCTGGGCTCCTTCAGAGTCAGGTCTAAACTGCGGTCCTGGGAGGCCTCGTGGGGACCTGGGGCGCCAGCACTCTCACCGGGCTCCTGCTTCACCGGGGCTGGGGGGAACCTGGCAGGGGTGGCCTGCTGCCCATTTCctaggggggagggggagggaagatgGCGTTAGAGGGACCGAGGGCTTCATATGGGCACAAACCGGAGCCCCCCGAAGGGAGGGCAGCGGGCCGGGTGGGCTGGGGTCCCTGGGGAGCCCTGGCTGCTGGTCAGTGGTCCTCCCCACTGACATGATCGCTTGTGACGCTTCCCCCTGTGTGGCAATTCTTCAAGTGATAATTATTGCAAAATTATGTCAAAGTTGTCCTGGCTCAGGGCCTCCTGGAGGAGACGGGcgggaggatggggagggggccGGGACGGGGGCGGGGGCCCTTCCTCTTCTCCACTGACTGTCACAGTCAATTTGTGGAGCTGCCGCTTAGGCTTTTATTAAAGACTCTGTTAATGCTGAGGGAAAGTGGCAGATCGAGACTGGGAGCTGCGCCCCCTCCGCAGGTCCTGTCCCCACTGTTGCCGGGGCGACAGCCCTGCCTTCCACTGAGCATGCCCAGGAGGGGCATCTGCTGTGTCAGGGCTATGGAAGCTGACAGCCAATCAGAGCGGTTCAAACTATGTGACCTCGCCCGTCAAGCTGTCCAGGGCAGGGATATGaggcccaccctggccaggctgggctggacggggtgggtgggggaagctgGCGGGGTGTAGGCATGGCGGGGAAAGGCTGGAGCTGAGCGGGCAGAGGATTCGGGAGGCCAAGCAGAACAGGGCAAAAGAAGTTGCTGACAGGAACATGTCCACCGAGCCTTTCTCCACAATCCCCAAGTGACTGAAATATTAATCTGCCCCAAGGCGCTGCAGCTGACGGAGAGCTGCTTCACAGACAGCAAGtggcattttattaaaaaataaagggaaatggCCCCCTTCCCTTCACTTGACCTTTCTTTTCGGGGAAGGAGctttttctaaagaaaagaaagtactTGACAGTCTGGCCACGGAGCCCAGCGTGGTCCCAGCCTGCAGGCACCTCGCCGGAGGCGCGCAGCCCGGGCAGTCAGGCCTGACACCCACACTTGGAGTGGAAGGTGGGTCAAGCTGATAGGAGCGTCCCACTGGGAACATGACATTCAGTTGTCAGAATTCAGAGTCCACATTCCAGGAGCTCCCCAAAGCCACTTGCCCAGGGTCCCTAGGGAAACAGGGCTCTGACCCTCCTGCCAAGCACTGGTCTCTCTGGGGGCACTGCGCAGAGCCCTGGGTGGGCTGCAGGGACCCTCAGTCTTGGCGGGTCTCGAGACAGTCTCACAGAAGAGCAGGGCGCCCGGGCTCAGAAGCCAGCTGTTGAGGTCCAAGTCTCGACTTGGCCACCTCCCAGGGGGTATACTTGGGGACAGACTATGCCCCACACTGTTCCATCAGCTCCACAAGGCAGGAGTTTGTCTGTCTTCTTCCCTGCCGTGTCCCCAGCACTGGCTTGGTGCCTGGCCCACCAGCAAGCTGCCCTCAGTGAGCACCAGtggttgatggatggatggatggaaggaaggaaggaaggaaggaaggaagggagccaTGTCCCAGATGGGAGCCCAACTCTTCTTAAGGATCTGACTAATGCTAATTACCCAGATGGGggaaaacagagggagagaagtgagggaaacagaaaagccaaaaaaaaatccagagaaaaagagtaaaaaattttttcaagaGCGGGAAACTTGGGAGAAAGGAGAACCTTTCTCCACGATGAGCCAGAGGAAGGACACAGATGTGACTTGGCGACTCTGACATGGCAGTCAGCGGCCAGGTCTGGCTCAAGTGAAAGAAATTCCAGTTGAAATCCAGGTCCTGGGTCACGCTAGCCAATTTCAAGCACTCAATAGCCATGTGACccatggctaccatattggacagtgtggAAAAAAACATTCCCACTACCACAGAAAGTGCAACTGGAAAGCGCTGATGGACACGGAGACCCTGGGAGGGCATCCTTGGCCTTGACGGGCTGTCCAGGCACGAACCCCCTGAGCTTCCCTGTACCGCGGCCACCCTGCCACTTGGCTGGACTCACACGCCCTCCCAGTCACCTGGAAGAGgtcccagggaagcctgggactcCGGGACTGTGCCCACTAGGGGCTGGACTAGTGGGAGCCCCTCCGTGTCCAGGGTGGCATGGCAGGGTGGGGGGAGCCAGCAGGTGCCCCGGGAGGCCGGGGCTGCTGCTTCCccttcacagatgaaaaaacacagaaacaagaGTTGCCTGGGGCGGGTGGGCCAGAAAGAGGGGCCCCAAATAGGAAATAAAGAGGATGGAGGCAGAGGCCAGGCAGAGAAGGGGGCAGGGGTCTCGGGGCGGAGAACAGAAGACACTTCTGCCCAACAAACACCCGCTGCTCCGCTCTGCACCGAGGCCAGAGAGCTCCTGGGGTGGGAGAGGTGCTCGCTTCCCAGGCAGGGCCCAGCCTGCTCACCTGGGTCAAAGGTGGCAGAGGGCTTGAGGGCGGCCGCAGCCAGCCGGGCCATCATGGGCGAGATGAGGCCCTTGCTCGCAGAGATCCTCTCCATGATGGAGGCAGGGGGCACCGGGACAGAGGCAGCTGCCGCTGCGGCCGAGTCGCCAGCTCCCGAGGCAGCCAGAGCGGGTGTGTCGGGGGTTACTGAGGCTGCTGTCCCTGACGACATGGTACCCATGAGGCCGGGGGCGCCCACAGGCAGGGAGGTGTTGCCCCGGCCCGGAAGGATGGGGAAGTAGGGCGCGGCACTGGGCAGGCCCGAGCTGGACAGGGCCAGCGCCAGGGGGATGGAGCCAGGCAGGCCCTGGGCCAGCAGCCCCGAGATCTTGCTGTTGGGAGGCTTGGTGGCACTGGGCCCAGCCTCGGAGGTGGCAGTGGCGGTGACCAGGGAGGCGGAGGACTGCTGGCTGGTGGGGGAGGCGCTGAGGCTGGAGTTCTTGCTGCTCAGGGCAGAGAAGTCAACCAGGTCGTCGTTGCTGGACTCCTCGTGCTCCGTGTCCTTGGCGCCCAGCAGCGAGGGCGGCAGCCCCAGCACGCCGGAGCCCGAGGCGCGGATGTGCCGGCGCTCGTGCTTGCGCTTGTGGGAGGTCATCTGGCTGGTGGAGGTGAAGGTGAAGCCGCAGCCGGCGCGGATGCAGTGGAAGTGGTTGGTGGCCTTGCTGTACACGCAGCCCTCGTACTTGCACTCCTCGTACTTGTAGAACTTCTTGAAGCCATCCTTGGCGTAGGCGTCGTCCTTGATGTGGTAGCTCTTGTGCTTCTCGATGTCACACTTGTTCTTAAAGGTGAATGTGCAGCCGGGGCGCCTGGCAGGACATCGGGAGGCTGTCATGGGGCCTCACGGGGCCAGGGGGAGGCCCTGCCCTGCTCCCACGGTGGCCCTGGGAGGGATGGGCCTCTGGATGGAAGACCAGGCCAGAAACTAAAAGATGCCCGGGGCCTCCGAGCAGCCCTCCGCTCCTGTTCCTACTCCCCTGAGGAGATGGGGCGCCAAGCCACCCACGGGCCTGGTGCCCTGCCTGCCGTCCCTCCCCGGGCCAGGAGGCCTCCCTGGCTGCCCCCCGCtcacctgcagtggaagtgcgtgGTCTTCTGCCCGTAGAACTGGCAGTCGGCCGTGCCGCAGTCCTCGGTGGCTCGGAAGCGCTGGAAGCCGTCGTTGATGAGCTGGGTGTTCTTCTTATGGAAGTTTTCGTGGGTCATCACGTCCGACGTGCTGGTGTACACCTTGTTACAGCCCACCTGCAGGGGCCGGAGTGGCAGTCAGGGGAACCGAGGCCAGGCACCCCGGCGAGCTCAGAGCGGCTGTGCTGCTGGGTGCAGCTGAGCCTGCTCGGGGGCGCCTCAGCACCTGTAAACGTCCGACTGGGGGCACCGAGGTTAAGGTAGGACGACCCCTCAggcccccagggcctggcccGTACTGGGCGTGGGTCGTCCTCATGGAGAGCCCTGGATACATCCCCACACAGGCGTGGGAGTCCCATCCTGCAGGAGGTGGCTTGGGGGTCCCCAGTCTGTGGCTCTACCTCTAAAGCCCCCGGGGGTGAGCAGGGCTGGACCCTGGGGCCTGGCGGTCACCTGTAGGCCGGGGACTCGTCTGGCGAACAGTTTCTGGCACAGGGCCTTCCCTACCCCACCCTGGCTGGGCCAAGGCAGGCAACGTTGCCATATTGAGTAAAAACCAGTGGAATCTGAACACTCTTGAGGGCTGGACCGTGCCAGTGTCTGCACCATCTCAGAGCCCAGAGAGCGAGCCCCCCTCTCCTCCTGGCCCAGGTTGTTTCACGGAGGCCATAACAACCCCCTGACAAATACCGGGGGAGGCGCAGGGCTGCTATTTGCAAACCAAAGTGGCTCCCCCCGGAACCTGACACCTTGAAAAAGCCCAGACTCTGCGTGGCATTAAAACAAAGAATTAAACAAAAACCTCCTCAGGAACCATTCGCAATGCTGCTCTTGGTGTTAAAGGCTGAAAAATGTTGGTCTGTATAAACAGCTCGCTGAATTTCACCCGCACCAAGTATGGCCATGGGGAAGGCCCCACCCTGGCCCACCGGATGCTGCCCAAGCCTGAGACCCTGGGAAGGGACAAAGGGAGGGGCCCTGCCCGAGGCAGGCCTGCCtctggggggggggtgggggggggcggggcaccTGCATGCAGTGGTAGTGGGTGCTCTTCCCGTTGAGGTGGCAGCCGTTGTAGTAGACGCTGCAGTCGTCCAGCGGGCTGAAGCGCATGAAGCCGTGCTGCAGGGAGTTGTCCCGCTTCTTGTGCATGTTGTAGTGGCGGATCACGTCCTGCTTGCTCGTGAACCTCTGCCGGGAGAGGGCCTGGTGGGCAGGAGGCTGGGCCTGGCCCCGGGGCCCTCCGGTCTCCTTATCAATCATCCTGTTGGGTCGAGGCAGCCCAGACTGCCCCAAGGCCAGCACCCTGGACTTTGGAGGGAACAGTTCCAAAGGTTCCAGAGCCACAGAtccttccctgacctccctgtAGTCTCCCCATCAGCAGGCCCAGAAGCAGAGGAGATAAATCGGGCCAGGCCTTTCAGGGAGGAGCTCTGATGGGTGACGGCTCATTCTGTCTACTGCCACCTGCGGGCTCTGCCAAGCTGGGCTCCCTGGGGAGACAGAGGCAGT includes these proteins:
- the CASZ1 gene encoding zinc finger protein castor homolog 1: MAAKRKGGLKLNAICAKLSRQVVVEKGAEAEDSPLRPRDKERSGPESGVARAPRSEEDKRRAVIEKWVNGEYSEEPAPTPVLGRTAREGLELPPEGVYMVQPQGCSDEEDHGEEPPKDGSVMEEKDSDGAASKDDSGPRAKQASGEASSLRDYAASTMTEFLGMFGYDDQNTRDELARKISFEKLHAGSTPEAATSSALPTSEDALSKRARFSKYEEYIRKLKAGEQLSWPAHGTTAEGRAGKEALGSLPGLRLPSSTAHLETKATILPLPSHSSVPMQGLVARASKYDFFIQKLKTGENLRPQNGSAYKKPSKYDLENVKYLHLFKPGEGSPDMGGAIAFKTGKVGRPSKYDVRAIQKPGPAKVPPTPSLAPAPLASVPTAPSAPGPGPEPPASLPFNTPEYLKSTFSKTDSITTGTVSTVKNGLPTDKPAVTEDVNIYQKYIARFSGSQHCGHIHCAYQYREHYHCLDPECNYQRFTSKQDVIRHYNMHKKRDNSLQHGFMRFSPLDDCSVYYNGCHLNGKSTHYHCMQVGCNKVYTSTSDVMTHENFHKKNTQLINDGFQRFRATEDCGTADCQFYGQKTTHFHCRRPGCTFTFKNKCDIEKHKSYHIKDDAYAKDGFKKFYKYEECKYEGCVYSKATNHFHCIRAGCGFTFTSTSQMTSHKRKHERRHIRASGSGVLGLPPSLLGAKDTEHEESSNDDLVDFSALSSKNSSLSASPTSQQSSASLVTATATSEAGPSATKPPNSKISGLLAQGLPGSIPLALALSSSGLPSAAPYFPILPGRGNTSLPVGAPGLMGTMSSGTAASVTPDTPALAASGAGDSAAAAAASVPVPPASIMERISASKGLISPMMARLAAAALKPSATFDPGNGQQATPARFPPAPVKQEPGESAGAPGPHEASQDRSLDLTLKEPSNESNGHAVPANSSLLSSLMNKMSQGNPSLGGLLNIKTEAEGSPAGESSPFLGKAVKALVQEKLSEPWKVYLRRFGTKDFCNAQCDFLHKAHFHCVVEECGALFSTLDGAIKHANFHFRTEGGAVKGNAEASFPTSAAETKPSLAPSSPPAPPITTATASSLEGPTPSLAAVPSSPTLLAWKQLASTIPQMPQIPASVPHLPTSPLATTSLENAKPQVKPGFLQFQEK